The stretch of DNA TCTCCCTCTCGCTTGCACCCGTGCTTgcgtaatttttaatttgattacttcgggccttaaaaaataatcctTATCTAGACCTGCGTTGCTGGTTTCTTTTGGACACAATCCAAGAATCAGTGGgagataaaatatatattatcaaacatatatattttaattcaaaacttCTAATGCGACGCTTAGTGTAAATTTCTAGGGTTGCCACAGCGTTGGCTCACCGCAACGTTGCCAGACTGTTGGCCAGAGGCTATCGATATTTTTCAACTCTAAAATTTTAACGGTACAAAATGTAGTTTttcttaaatgattttttatttttattatatgttgtatttatataggttttttttagtaaaaaacttaaattgttttattttattagcatGTAGTCAATAACCACATGTGTAAGTAAATATCATTGAACTTTGAGTTTAAGTggtatttatttcattttgtcaAGCATCGTTAGTAAAACTATTCTGTAAAACTATTCTGCGCAAAGTCTTGTCaggcttatttatttaattattttttttattaaattatgcgAAGTCTATCCAAAAGCTGTTCATCGTGCctacataaaaacaaaatgttgttatCAAAAAAACAGTTGATATCCTCAACTCCACAATTTTATGTTGAATTTACCGGACAAACAGTcaaaattacgtttttaaattCAACTACAATTGGCGGATAAAATCAAATAGtaagaaactaaaaaaatgacaaaattagGAAAGCAGCTCATTGGCATAATTTATGCTTGAAACTTGCTTAAAAAAAGCATCTGGTAGATTTTGGTAAATATTTGccttgcctttttttttttttttttttgggtaaaaaCCGATTGAAAGAGAATTTGGAAAATGACAGCACTGATCTTCTCCAATCAATCGATCAATCGGTATTTTCAAGACGAGCTTTTTGTCGAAGCGAAAGTAACGGTTTGCAGTCCGGCCAATGTGAGCCAGGCCAATAAAGTCGATTGAATTGAATCAGAAATGCCAATGATGATGCTTGCTTGGATCGTAGTGCTGCTGGCTGGACTGCCAGGATTAAGGATCTGCCGGGCGGAGGATCTGCTGGAGCTGTCCTGCAGCTCGGATGCACAGTGCTCGCAATTCGAGCGTGGTCGGTGCCTGGACATGGTCTGCATCTGCACGGCACGTGGCGCCGGCGAAAGGGTAACCTGTTCGCCGCTGGAGAAGAAGCTGACCAACATCATAGGTGGACCCTGTCCATGTCCCATGCCCCATGCCGACTGTCATCCGCGGTGGGATCAGTGCCTCTGCTCCGCGGGCCATGTGCCCAGTGGCGATCGGCGTCGCTGTCTGCCGGAGGCAGTTGCTCCGGGCGGCGAATGCGAGTTCCAGCGGCAGTGCCAGCTGGCGGATCGGTTTAGCTCCTGCTCTGGGGGCCAGTGCATCTGCACTTCCCAATTCGAGCTTCACGAGGGACGCTGCCTGGCCGTGCTGCGTGAGTACACTGAGAGAAATCACCAAAGTgaccttattttatttaagttcttCAACTGCATTTTACATAAAACCACTTTTAACTGTAAAATTGAACATcagttttttggttttcatatttttaaatgcgaccagcaaaaaaaaaaattgataaagaTATGAACATTGATATATTAAGCTAACTTAGAACGCGTTTAGCGTTTTTCTCGAAATGAAATCTTTAATTCGGTGACGAAAACATCTTGAGCTCCAGGAgatttttctgaaatttgacAGCCAATGAAGTCTTTGAgcgtttaatttgtttctacaaaaaaaaatgttaaccaataaaactaaaattaaaattaaaatctaaattataattgtactttcgaatttcaatttattttaacatctATCTTTAAGAATTGAAAGTaattttctattattatttttaaacctcTCCTTTCTATATTATTAGATGTCAAACAAGCTGAAACATTTGTTccttttgaatttcaatttcagtCGATGtctttatctttttaaattgatattaattttCTCTCATTATTTTAAGACCactttttacaatatttaatttgaatttactatatctttatttacttagcttttaaaattgaaagtaattttctttattatttgtaaaccTTTACCTTTcccttttatattattaatagtcaaattagtttacaatttttttctttttgaatttaaatttactttaataaatttatgtttagaaattatattcaattttcTTTCCTTATTTTGTAAAACGTTCTCTTCAATATAATTTGGTCAgataagcaaacaaattatttcctTTTGAAATACAATTAATTAGTTAACTAAATTTCACAGAATCCATATGCGGCGTGGACAAGGATTGTGGGAGCTGTGGCGCCTCCCTTTGCCTGACCAAAGTGAAGAAGTGCGGCTGTGCCGCTGGCTACGTTCACAACCACAACATGACCAAGTGCGTCACGGGATCCGGATACGGGGCCAGCTGCGAGCACAGTGCCCAGTGCAAGGTCAAGCTTGGGGGCGATGCCAAGTGCCTGGACCACCAATGCGGCTGTCGGCCATCGCACTACCCCAGAAGGGTAGCCAACGCGGTGGCCAAGGAGGAGGAGCCGGAGGAGGAGCGGATCACCTGCGAACCCATCGTGCCCTTTGGAGCACTCTGTCTGCACGATGGCCAGTGCCGGATGCAGTCCCTCCTGGAGGAGACCAATGGAACAGCGCCAGCACCCATGGTCTGCAAGTGGGGCGAGTGCTCTTGCAGTGAGAGCCACCGACTGGAGGACAACAAGTGCATCCGTGTGGAAAGTGGAGCCTCACGCATGCAGCATCACCCATTAGCTTTCCTTCTCCTCGGTTTGCTCCAGTTTACAATGATTCTTTATTATGGTGtatagcaaaacaaaaaatagttgTTGTTAAACTTATGTATGAATAGAAAGAATGAACAGATACAGAaacagatgcagatgcagatgctgATGCAGATGCGAAACCAATATAAATCAGAGGCCGATCCTGGACGGCGTGCGACGGGGCGTGGCATTGCCCGGGGTGGCGATCTCCTGCTTGGCGGCCAGCTGCTCCTCCCTATCGGCCGCCTGCTGTTTGCGCTCCTCCATCTCGTGCTGGGCCTTCAGCATCTGCTCCTCCATCTCCTTGAGATGCTCCGCCGCCTGTTTCTTCTTCTCGCGGCCACTGCGACCGGACTCCTTGACGGAGAAGAACATGGGTCCAAGCTCGGCCAGCCAATAGCCATCGACGGCGGTGGCGCACTGCATGTACTCCTTGGCCGTCATGATCAGTTCATGGTAAACGACATAGTCGGGTGTGGTGCCCAGCCCATACAAAGCGGACGTTGGATGCAGATGGCAGGGCATCCCCGTACGCAAGTTCACATACTCCCCGATGCCCTTCAGCCTGGCCGCCTGATAGAAGTACGCCGAGCAGATGCACTTGCGCACTATGTCCCAGTCGGTGCCGCAGCTCTTCACGCTCAGATTCTGCTGCAACATGATGTCCTTCAGCTGCTGCCGCACCTCGCGCACCTTCCGCATCGCCTTGACGTGAATGAAGTGCTCGTTGCACCACGACGAACTGTAACTGTGGGTTAaggatttttttaagaattagtGCGACTTGAATTTCTGGCCGGGATTGGCAAATGGTTCGGTGGCTTACTTGTTCTGGCGCCACTGCTGATACACATTGAGGTAGGTCAGGTGGTCGGACTCGGGCACCTGGAACTTCTCGCGCACTCCATCAGCCTCCTCCTCGCGGCCCTTCGGTCGGTAGAAGATCGACGGCACGGACAACATGGACACTGCGAAAAAATTAGACTTATGCATCAATACATTCTGTGGCAAGAGCAGCGAATTATCAATTCTAGTGTTTGATACTTGGTAAGGGAgtaaaaaatagtaaacaattaataataatttataattatcaaCACACATAAAGCGTTATATACGTAGGTATTAACAtacagttgcggtcaaaaaaaaaaaatatttttttagcttatgGAAGTAGCAATCAAAAGTTTGGAAGCAGCTAATGaaacatttgtttatatttttgagaAGCTCATACTATAAACTAGGTTTggcatatataaaaatcaacatttatcataggtataatattttcaaatattgaaaaaaaaagactgaTGAAGCAAAAATTGGAATACAAAGTGCAGATGGATgagaatttatatatattttcttaaattgtcATACAACATTTTACTTCGATTGACATTttagttaatatttatttaattacgaccaattttttgcaaaaaaaaaagaaatgaaaagcaCTTTGTAGGCATATTCCAGAAACATGGATGATGGTTTAATCTTTCAATAAGGCGGTGATAAATTGGGTATGTTTTCAGGAAAATATGccataaagaaaaaaaattagaattttaaaatatcgatAAGTATAGGATTTTCCTATTCTTAgcaaaaactgttttttttatataagtcttaaaatattttggaaaagtaCAAAAGACAATTAGAACAATTTTGATATTATTgataaatatagaaattaataaagaaaaaccttttgttttttacctATAATGAGGACCTCGGCGCTGCACTGGATGCGGCAGGCGACGATGAGCATCTGGCACTGGGGCGGATCCAGCGGGAACTCGGCCATCTGGCGGCCCAGCGTGGTGAGGGCGCCGGTGTGGTCGAGGGCACCGAGGATCCACAGCTGGTACAGCGAGTTGAGGATGTTGTCCTGGGGCGGGGGGTCCATGAAGTGGAACTGCAGCAGGTCGACGACGCCCAGCGACTTGAGCAGCAGCACCGTGTTGGCCAGATTGGTGCGCTGGATCTCCGGTACGGTGAGGGCCAGCAGCTCGTCCTTGTACTGGCGCTGCGTGTAGAGCCGGAATGCTTGGCCAGGACCTGTGCGTCCGGCACGACCACTGCGCTGATTGGCATTGGCCTGCGAAATGGGATAGATCTGTAGGGCGTCCATGCCGATGCGTGGATTGTAGACCTTTAGCTTGCAGTAGCCGGAATCGATGACG from Drosophila gunungcola strain Sukarami unplaced genomic scaffold, Dgunungcola_SK_2 000140F, whole genome shotgun sequence encodes:
- the LOC128265619 gene encoding multiple epidermal growth factor-like domains protein 6; the encoded protein is MPMMMLAWIVVLLAGLPGLRICRAEDLLELSCSSDAQCSQFERGRCLDMVCICTARGAGERVTCSPLEKKLTNIIGGPCPCPMPHADCHPRWDQCLCSAGHVPSGDRRRCLPEAVAPGGECEFQRQCQLADRFSSCSGGQCICTSQFELHEGRCLAVLQSICGVDKDCGSCGASLCLTKVKKCGCAAGYVHNHNMTKCVTGSGYGASCEHSAQCKVKLGGDAKCLDHQCGCRPSHYPRRVANAVAKEEEPEEERITCEPIVPFGALCLHDGQCRMQSLLEETNGTAPAPMVCKWGECSCSESHRLEDNKCIRVESGASRMQHHPLAFLLLGLLQFTMILYYGV
- the LOC128265617 gene encoding pre-mRNA-splicing factor ATP-dependent RNA helicase PRP16-like → MDSSKFATFFGNVPTFTIPGRTFPVDVMFSKNTCEDYVESAVKQALQVHLTPNEGDMLIFMPGQEDIEVTCEVLEERLAEIDNAPELSILPIYSQLPSDLQAKIFQKSSDGVRKCVVATNIAETSLTVDGIIYVIDSGYCKLKVYNPRIGMDALQIYPISQANANQRSGRAGRTGPGQAFRLYTQRQYKDELLALTVPEIQRTNLANTVLLLKSLGVVDLLQFHFMDPPPQDNILNSLYQLWILGALDHTGALTTLGRQMAEFPLDPPQCQMLIVACRIQCSAEVLIIVSMLSVPSIFYRPKGREEEADGVREKFQVPESDHLTYLNVYQQWRQNNYSSSWCNEHFIHVKAMRKVREVRQQLKDIMLQQNLSVKSCGTDWDIVRKCICSAYFYQAARLKGIGEYVNLRTGMPCHLHPTSALYGLGTTPDYVVYHELIMTAKEYMQCATAVDGYWLAELGPMFFSVKESGRSGREKKKQAAEHLKEMEEQMLKAQHEMEERKQQAADREEQLAAKQEIATPGNATPRRTPSRIGL